From a region of the Takifugu flavidus isolate HTHZ2018 chromosome 18, ASM371156v2, whole genome shotgun sequence genome:
- the LOC130515080 gene encoding serine/threonine-protein kinase WNK4-like isoform X3: protein MRRMLPRAAEQDGEGEEPTVPDPPVHAPELGHHRDASSESGEEAADVFSRSSGGRLPWQPSKKEQDRDEEEMQAVASSPDGRFLKFNIEIGRGSFKTVYRGLDTETTVEVAWCELQTFRLNRAERRRFSEEVEMLKALQHPNIVRFFDSWKSSVRGHKCTILVTELMTSGTLKTYLRRFRQMKLKLLQRWSFQILKGLQFLHSRRPPILHRDLKCDNVFITGPSASVKIGDLGLATLKKASFVKSVIGTPEFMAPEMYEEKYDEAVDVYAFGMCILEMATSEYPYSECRNAAQIYRKVTSGTKPDSFYKVKVPELKEIIEGCIRTRSCERFTIQDLLDHRFFREQLGVRVDLAEDDDGSKSALKLWLRMGHNKKLHGKYKDHNAIEFLFEIYKDVPEEVAQEMVVLGFLSEADYKLVAKAIRHRVTAIKHHREKQQRLKDGGPDHAPKTTQPARPDPPSSTCAPAAEILTNQATPTAPGTSSVVSSLSSPMDPGTSDTSRRMEANEDDSVSKARSRAKVSGGGAAAPAHWTRLKLRPPTPPRSALLPWPRTAPVPSRLQPLRGPGLRPQVPPCPSCASLRSVAPSCTPACCRPITAVGKVMGSMNERSITRGQSVWVTPRLPPAEHRGLPAREGRAPASASGFSSPADSCASDVTSGLSDGADGPSEKAPRDLSPRAPKQFKRRARSRLRITGVSHLLDRVVECQLQTHDNKVVTFKFDLDGDGPDDIASVMVHRDFILPAERGGFIARMNDIIQRAESMMPQQQPDGAHVAEPDSPTASEAATPSSTGLTRTSSSSSLPVHLFVSDIADSDSSQLKAADFYIDSEATPPVRPLRSQSFHSSTASGHQTTEPLQLQDSAPPSLLLLPPQAPLTVAPPTNNLPRVLSNPSLLRQSPGPPPAPAPPPAPPPAPPPAPPPPPPPPAPPPPAPPPPPPPPPPPAPPPPPAPPPAPAPPLWPPPLFSLANAISLAVSVAHSFRPPPGTSNQGFLPQSPSPTCAPPQATLSPPLSPSLGSTFDPTSPTSFSGPFSPYPPYSAPIPQTAPTPSRQEALPHWALGTTQTPSHQRKESSSLPPHEPAPPTGPSTPSETSGVKEEDSAPHRVTSSSPPPLSPGPEGKQKDFTVGRFQVTPFKAPPTDHSHPRPPHQVTPFKAPPTDHSHPRPPHQVMPIPHSPPASSQSESSESSAEEQGQTGGSITSVPSPGHLLGYHDNQRVEQQDRREEEAGEGSADGWATNNQFNQWWNRSAPLISSEESDSDLEEMWAELHELRERHLAEVQNLQANQKQEIEDLYRRMGKVPPPGIVSPAAMLNQRQRRLSKTGNYPPRKNSLQRLDVLPPAGIMRKSPASSSGSPGRARRGVTFAPKHNSMTEAEEDHEDDEEETSPGSRGSRPVQDLEDLDQSRV, encoded by the exons ATGAGAAGAATGCTGCCCCGCGCTGCTGAGCAGGACggcgagggggaggagcctaCGGTCCCGGACCCTCCGGTCCACGCTCCGGAACTGGGCCACCATCGGGACGCCAGTTCGGAATCAGGGGAAGAGGCCGCTGACGTGTTCTCCCGCTCCAGCGGGGGCCGGTTACCCTGGCAACCAAGCAAAAAGGAGCAGGAccgtgatgaggaggagatgcagGCGGTGGCGTCCTCCCCCGATGGACGGTTCCTCAAATTCAACATCGAGATTGGCCGAGGGTCCTTCAAGACGGTCTACCGAGGCCTGGACACCGAGACCACCGTGGAGGTGGCCTGGTgcgagctgcag ACGTTTCGGCTGAACAGGGCGGAGCGCCGGAGGTTcagcgaggaggtggagatgctgAAGGCGCTGCAGCATCCCAACATCGTGCGGTTCTTCGACTCCTGGAAGTCGTCAGTCCGGGGCCACAAGTGCACCATCCTGGTGACAGAGCTCATGACGTCTGGGACCCTGAAGAC GTACCTCCGCAGGTTCCGCcagatgaagctgaagctgctgcagcgctggaGCTTCCAGATCCTGAAGGGGCTGCAGTTCCTGCACTCACGCCGCCCCCCCATCCTGCACCGAGACCTCAAGTGCGACAACGTCTTCATCACTGGGCCGAGTGCGTCGGTAAAGATCGGCGACCTGGGCCTGGCCACGCTCAAGAAGGCCTCGTTCGTGAAGAGCGTCATCG GAACTCCAGAGTTCATGGCTCCGGAGATGTACGAGGAGAAGTACGACGAGGCCGTGGATGTTTATGCCTTTGGCATGTGCATCCTGGAGATGGCGACGTCTGAGTACCCATATTCCGAGTGCCGGAACGCTGCCCAGATCTACCGTAAAGTTACCAGC gGAACCAAACCAGACAGCTTCTATAAAGTGAAGGTTCCTGAGCTGAAGGAGATCATCGAAGGCTGCATCCGGACCAGGAGCTGCGAGAG GTTCACCATTCAGGATCTGCTGGATCACCGGTTCTTTCGGGAGCAGCTGGGGGTCCGTGTGGACCTGGCTGAGGACGACGATGGCTCGAAGTCAGCTCTGAAGCTCTGGCTCCGGATGGGCCACAACAAGAAGCTTCACGGCAAATATAAAGATCACAACGCCATCGAGTTCCTGTTCGAGATCTACAAAGACGTCCCCGAGGAGGTGGCCCAGGAGATG GTGGTGCTCGGCTTTCTGAGCGAGGCCGACTACAAGTTGGTTGCCAAGGCGATCAGGCACCGAGTGACAGCCATAAAGCATCATCGGGAGAAACAGCAGCGCCTGAAGGACGGTGGGCCCGACCACGCCCCCAAAACCACCCAACCCGCCCGTCCAGACCCACCCTCCTCCACATGTGCTCCAGCTGCTGAGATCCTGACCAATCAG GCCACGCCCACGGCGCCGGGCACATCGTCAGTGGTGTCGTCCCTCAGCAGCCCAATGGATCCTGGGACCAGCGACACGTCCAGGAGGATGGAGGCCAATGAAGACGACAGTGTGTCCAAAGCCAGGTCGCGAGCCAAAG tgtccggggggggggcagcagctccGGCGCACTGGACGCGCCTGAAACTGCGCCCTCCAACGCCGCCCCGCTCAGCCCTGCTCCCGTGGCCCAGGACAGCCCCCGTCCCCAGCCGGCTCCAGCCCCTCCGGGGACCTGGCCTCCGTCCACAGGTCCCCCCCTGCCCTTCCTGCGCTTCCCTACGGTCGGTTGCTCCATCATGCACGCCGGCCTGCTGTCGTCCAATCACAGCAGTCGGCAAAGTGATGGGATCAATGAATGAAAGATCAATCACACGGGGACAGAGTGTGTGGGTGACGCCACGTTTGCCCCCTGCAGAGCATCGCGGTCTCCCAGCGCGGGAGGGCCGGGCCCCGGCCTCGGCCTCAGGCTTCTCCTCCCCCGCCGACAG CTGCGCCTCGGACGTGACCTCCGGTCTGAGCGACGGCGCCGACGGCCCGTCAGAGAAGGCCCCCCGGGACCTGAGCCCTCGGGCTCCCAAGCAGTTCAAGAGGAGAGCAAGGTCCCGTCTGAGGATCACAGGG GTGTCCCACCTGCTGGACCGTGTGGTGGAGTGCCAGCTCCAGACTCACGACAACAAGGTTGTGACATTCAAGTTCGACCTGGATGGCGACGGTCCGGACGACATTGCCTCCGTGATG gtcCACAGAGACTTCATCCTGCCAGCTGAGCGGGGGGGCTTCATTGCTCGCAtgaatgacatcatccagaGGGCGGAGTCTATGATGCCCCAACAGCAGCCCGACGGCGCTCACGTAGCAGAGCCAGACTCGCCGACGGCGTCGGAGGCCGCA ACACCGTCCTCCACAGGTCTGACCAGaacttcatcttcctcttcacttCCTG TTCATTTGTTCGTTTCAGACATCGCAGATTCCGACTCCTCCCAGCTGAAGGCAGCAGATTTCTACATTGACTCTGAAGCCACGCCCCCCGTGAGACCCCTGAGGTCTCAGTCCTTCCACTCCTCCACAG CTTCAGGCCACCAGACCACAGAacccctccagctccaggacTCTGCACCCCCatcgctgctcctcctcccccctcaggcTCCCCTCACTGTCGCACCTCCCACCAACAACCTGCCACGAGTCCTCAGTAACCCTTCCCTCCTCAGACAATCTCCAggccctcctcctgctcctgctcctcctcctgctcctcctcctgctcctcctcctgctcctcccccccctcctcctcctcctgctcctcctcctcctgctcctccccctcctcctccccctccccctcctcctgctcctcccccgcctcctgctcctccccctgctcctgctcctccactctGGCCCCCGCCCCTCTTCTCTCTGGCTAATGCTATTTCTCTAGCCGTGAGTGTTGCTCACTCCTTCAGGCCTCCACCAGGAACCTCTAACCAGGGTTTCCTCCCCCAGTCTCCATCTCCCACATGCGCCCCCCCCCAGGCtaccctctctcctcctctgtctccatctctgggTTCTACCTTTGACCCAACCAGtcccacctccttctctgggccATTCTCCCCTTATCCACCCTACAGTGCCCCCATACCTCAGacagcccccacccccagcagGCAGGAAGCGTTGCCCCATTGGGCACTGGGCACCACCCAG ACCCCCAGTCACCAGAGAAAGGAGAGCTCATCACTGCCCCCCCATG AACCTGCCCCCCCGACTGgacccagtactcccagtgaaaccagtggtGTGAAAGAAGAGGATTCAGCTCCACACAGA GTgacctcctccagcccccccccactgtcaccTGGGCCCGAGG GGAAGCAAAAAGACTTCACTGTTGGTCGGTTCCAGGTGACACCCTttaaagccccgcccactgaccACAGCCACCCACGCCCTCCCCATCAGGTGACACCCTttaaagccccgcccactgaccACAGCCACCCACGCCCTCCCCATCAGGTGATGCCCATTCCCCACTCGCCTCCAgcttccagccaatcagagagctcTGAGAGCAGCGCCGAGGAACAAGGCCAAACAGGGGGCAGCATCACCTCTGTTCCATCTCCCGGGCATCTTCtgggttaccatgacaaccagagagtggagcagcaggacaggagggaggaagaggcgggGGAGGGCTCTGCTGACGGCTGGGCCACAAACAACCAGTTCAACCAGTGGTGGAACCGCTCAGCACCTTTAATTAGTTCTGAGGAATCCGACAGCGACCTTGAGGAGATGTGGGCGGAGCTCCACGAGCTCCGTGAAAG ACACCTGGCGGAGGTGCAAAACCTGCAGGCCAATCAAAAACAAGAGATTGAAGATCTGTACCGGAGGATGGGGAAAGTCCCTCCCCCTGGCATCGTCTCCCCTGCTGCCATGTTGAACCAGCGCCAGCGCCGCCTCTCCAAGACAGGAAACTACCCTCCTCGAAAAAACAGCCTGCAAAGGCTGgatgtgctgccccctgcag GCATCATGAGGAAGagtccagccagcagcagcggaTCACCGGGGCGGGCACGGAGGGGCGTGACCTTTGCCCCTAAGCACAACTCCATG ACagaagctgaggaggaccatgaagatgatgaggagga GACCAGTCCAGGGTCTAGAGGAAGTAGACCAGTTCAGGATTTAGAGGACCTAGACCAGTCCAGGGTCTAG
- the LOC130515080 gene encoding serine/threonine-protein kinase WNK4-like isoform X1: MRRMLPRAAEQDGEGEEPTVPDPPVHAPELGHHRDASSESGEEAADVFSRSSGGRLPWQPSKKEQDRDEEEMQAVASSPDGRFLKFNIEIGRGSFKTVYRGLDTETTVEVAWCELQTFRLNRAERRRFSEEVEMLKALQHPNIVRFFDSWKSSVRGHKCTILVTELMTSGTLKTYLRRFRQMKLKLLQRWSFQILKGLQFLHSRRPPILHRDLKCDNVFITGPSASVKIGDLGLATLKKASFVKSVIGTPEFMAPEMYEEKYDEAVDVYAFGMCILEMATSEYPYSECRNAAQIYRKVTSGTKPDSFYKVKVPELKEIIEGCIRTRSCERFTIQDLLDHRFFREQLGVRVDLAEDDDGSKSALKLWLRMGHNKKLHGKYKDHNAIEFLFEIYKDVPEEVAQEMVVLGFLSEADYKLVAKAIRHRVTAIKHHREKQQRLKDGGPDHAPKTTQPARPDPPSSTCAPAAEILTNQATPTAPGTSSVVSSLSSPMDPGTSDTSRRMEANEDDSVSKARSRAKVSGGGAAAPAHWTRLKLRPPTPPRSALLPWPRTAPVPSRLQPLRGPGLRPQVPPCPSCASLRSVAPSCTPACCRPITAVGKVMGSMNERSITRGQSVWVTPRLPPAEHRGLPAREGRAPASASGFSSPADSCASDVTSGLSDGADGPSEKAPRDLSPRAPKQFKRRARSRLRITGVSHLLDRVVECQLQTHDNKVVTFKFDLDGDGPDDIASVMVHRDFILPAERGGFIARMNDIIQRAESMMPQQQPDGAHVAEPDSPTASEAATPSSTGLTRTSSSSSLPVHLFVSDIADSDSSQLKAADFYIDSEATPPVRPLRSQSFHSSTASGHQTTEPLQLQDSAPPSLLLLPPQAPLTVAPPTNNLPRVLSNPSLLRQSPGPPPAPAPPPAPPPAPPPAPPPPPPPPAPPPPAPPPPPPPPPPPAPPPPPAPPPAPAPPLWPPPLFSLANAISLAVSVAHSFRPPPGTSNQGFLPQSPSPTCAPPQATLSPPLSPSLGSTFDPTSPTSFSGPFSPYPPYSAPIPQTAPTPSRQEALPHWALGTTQTPSHQRKESSSLPPHEPAPPTGPSTPSETSGVKEEDSAPHRVTSSSPPPLSPGPEGKQKDFTVGRFQVTPFKAPPTDHSHPRPPHQVTPFKAPPTDHSHPRPPHQVMPIPHSPPASSQSESSESSAEEQGQTGGSITSVPSPGHLLGYHDNQRVEQQDRREEEAGEGSADGWATNNQFNQWWNRSAPLISSEESDSDLEEMWAELHELRERHLAEVQNLQANQKQEIEDLYRRMGKVPPPGIVSPAAMLNQRQRRLSKTGNYPPRKNSLQRLDVLPPAGIMRKSPASSSGSPGRARRGVTFAPKHNSMTEAEEDHEDDEEETSPGSRGPRPVQGLEELDSPGSRGPRPVQGLEEVDQFRI; encoded by the exons ATGAGAAGAATGCTGCCCCGCGCTGCTGAGCAGGACggcgagggggaggagcctaCGGTCCCGGACCCTCCGGTCCACGCTCCGGAACTGGGCCACCATCGGGACGCCAGTTCGGAATCAGGGGAAGAGGCCGCTGACGTGTTCTCCCGCTCCAGCGGGGGCCGGTTACCCTGGCAACCAAGCAAAAAGGAGCAGGAccgtgatgaggaggagatgcagGCGGTGGCGTCCTCCCCCGATGGACGGTTCCTCAAATTCAACATCGAGATTGGCCGAGGGTCCTTCAAGACGGTCTACCGAGGCCTGGACACCGAGACCACCGTGGAGGTGGCCTGGTgcgagctgcag ACGTTTCGGCTGAACAGGGCGGAGCGCCGGAGGTTcagcgaggaggtggagatgctgAAGGCGCTGCAGCATCCCAACATCGTGCGGTTCTTCGACTCCTGGAAGTCGTCAGTCCGGGGCCACAAGTGCACCATCCTGGTGACAGAGCTCATGACGTCTGGGACCCTGAAGAC GTACCTCCGCAGGTTCCGCcagatgaagctgaagctgctgcagcgctggaGCTTCCAGATCCTGAAGGGGCTGCAGTTCCTGCACTCACGCCGCCCCCCCATCCTGCACCGAGACCTCAAGTGCGACAACGTCTTCATCACTGGGCCGAGTGCGTCGGTAAAGATCGGCGACCTGGGCCTGGCCACGCTCAAGAAGGCCTCGTTCGTGAAGAGCGTCATCG GAACTCCAGAGTTCATGGCTCCGGAGATGTACGAGGAGAAGTACGACGAGGCCGTGGATGTTTATGCCTTTGGCATGTGCATCCTGGAGATGGCGACGTCTGAGTACCCATATTCCGAGTGCCGGAACGCTGCCCAGATCTACCGTAAAGTTACCAGC gGAACCAAACCAGACAGCTTCTATAAAGTGAAGGTTCCTGAGCTGAAGGAGATCATCGAAGGCTGCATCCGGACCAGGAGCTGCGAGAG GTTCACCATTCAGGATCTGCTGGATCACCGGTTCTTTCGGGAGCAGCTGGGGGTCCGTGTGGACCTGGCTGAGGACGACGATGGCTCGAAGTCAGCTCTGAAGCTCTGGCTCCGGATGGGCCACAACAAGAAGCTTCACGGCAAATATAAAGATCACAACGCCATCGAGTTCCTGTTCGAGATCTACAAAGACGTCCCCGAGGAGGTGGCCCAGGAGATG GTGGTGCTCGGCTTTCTGAGCGAGGCCGACTACAAGTTGGTTGCCAAGGCGATCAGGCACCGAGTGACAGCCATAAAGCATCATCGGGAGAAACAGCAGCGCCTGAAGGACGGTGGGCCCGACCACGCCCCCAAAACCACCCAACCCGCCCGTCCAGACCCACCCTCCTCCACATGTGCTCCAGCTGCTGAGATCCTGACCAATCAG GCCACGCCCACGGCGCCGGGCACATCGTCAGTGGTGTCGTCCCTCAGCAGCCCAATGGATCCTGGGACCAGCGACACGTCCAGGAGGATGGAGGCCAATGAAGACGACAGTGTGTCCAAAGCCAGGTCGCGAGCCAAAG tgtccggggggggggcagcagctccGGCGCACTGGACGCGCCTGAAACTGCGCCCTCCAACGCCGCCCCGCTCAGCCCTGCTCCCGTGGCCCAGGACAGCCCCCGTCCCCAGCCGGCTCCAGCCCCTCCGGGGACCTGGCCTCCGTCCACAGGTCCCCCCCTGCCCTTCCTGCGCTTCCCTACGGTCGGTTGCTCCATCATGCACGCCGGCCTGCTGTCGTCCAATCACAGCAGTCGGCAAAGTGATGGGATCAATGAATGAAAGATCAATCACACGGGGACAGAGTGTGTGGGTGACGCCACGTTTGCCCCCTGCAGAGCATCGCGGTCTCCCAGCGCGGGAGGGCCGGGCCCCGGCCTCGGCCTCAGGCTTCTCCTCCCCCGCCGACAG CTGCGCCTCGGACGTGACCTCCGGTCTGAGCGACGGCGCCGACGGCCCGTCAGAGAAGGCCCCCCGGGACCTGAGCCCTCGGGCTCCCAAGCAGTTCAAGAGGAGAGCAAGGTCCCGTCTGAGGATCACAGGG GTGTCCCACCTGCTGGACCGTGTGGTGGAGTGCCAGCTCCAGACTCACGACAACAAGGTTGTGACATTCAAGTTCGACCTGGATGGCGACGGTCCGGACGACATTGCCTCCGTGATG gtcCACAGAGACTTCATCCTGCCAGCTGAGCGGGGGGGCTTCATTGCTCGCAtgaatgacatcatccagaGGGCGGAGTCTATGATGCCCCAACAGCAGCCCGACGGCGCTCACGTAGCAGAGCCAGACTCGCCGACGGCGTCGGAGGCCGCA ACACCGTCCTCCACAGGTCTGACCAGaacttcatcttcctcttcacttCCTG TTCATTTGTTCGTTTCAGACATCGCAGATTCCGACTCCTCCCAGCTGAAGGCAGCAGATTTCTACATTGACTCTGAAGCCACGCCCCCCGTGAGACCCCTGAGGTCTCAGTCCTTCCACTCCTCCACAG CTTCAGGCCACCAGACCACAGAacccctccagctccaggacTCTGCACCCCCatcgctgctcctcctcccccctcaggcTCCCCTCACTGTCGCACCTCCCACCAACAACCTGCCACGAGTCCTCAGTAACCCTTCCCTCCTCAGACAATCTCCAggccctcctcctgctcctgctcctcctcctgctcctcctcctgctcctcctcctgctcctcccccccctcctcctcctcctgctcctcctcctcctgctcctccccctcctcctccccctccccctcctcctgctcctcccccgcctcctgctcctccccctgctcctgctcctccactctGGCCCCCGCCCCTCTTCTCTCTGGCTAATGCTATTTCTCTAGCCGTGAGTGTTGCTCACTCCTTCAGGCCTCCACCAGGAACCTCTAACCAGGGTTTCCTCCCCCAGTCTCCATCTCCCACATGCGCCCCCCCCCAGGCtaccctctctcctcctctgtctccatctctgggTTCTACCTTTGACCCAACCAGtcccacctccttctctgggccATTCTCCCCTTATCCACCCTACAGTGCCCCCATACCTCAGacagcccccacccccagcagGCAGGAAGCGTTGCCCCATTGGGCACTGGGCACCACCCAG ACCCCCAGTCACCAGAGAAAGGAGAGCTCATCACTGCCCCCCCATG AACCTGCCCCCCCGACTGgacccagtactcccagtgaaaccagtggtGTGAAAGAAGAGGATTCAGCTCCACACAGA GTgacctcctccagcccccccccactgtcaccTGGGCCCGAGG GGAAGCAAAAAGACTTCACTGTTGGTCGGTTCCAGGTGACACCCTttaaagccccgcccactgaccACAGCCACCCACGCCCTCCCCATCAGGTGACACCCTttaaagccccgcccactgaccACAGCCACCCACGCCCTCCCCATCAGGTGATGCCCATTCCCCACTCGCCTCCAgcttccagccaatcagagagctcTGAGAGCAGCGCCGAGGAACAAGGCCAAACAGGGGGCAGCATCACCTCTGTTCCATCTCCCGGGCATCTTCtgggttaccatgacaaccagagagtggagcagcaggacaggagggaggaagaggcgggGGAGGGCTCTGCTGACGGCTGGGCCACAAACAACCAGTTCAACCAGTGGTGGAACCGCTCAGCACCTTTAATTAGTTCTGAGGAATCCGACAGCGACCTTGAGGAGATGTGGGCGGAGCTCCACGAGCTCCGTGAAAG ACACCTGGCGGAGGTGCAAAACCTGCAGGCCAATCAAAAACAAGAGATTGAAGATCTGTACCGGAGGATGGGGAAAGTCCCTCCCCCTGGCATCGTCTCCCCTGCTGCCATGTTGAACCAGCGCCAGCGCCGCCTCTCCAAGACAGGAAACTACCCTCCTCGAAAAAACAGCCTGCAAAGGCTGgatgtgctgccccctgcag GCATCATGAGGAAGagtccagccagcagcagcggaTCACCGGGGCGGGCACGGAGGGGCGTGACCTTTGCCCCTAAGCACAACTCCATG ACagaagctgaggaggaccatgaagatgatgaggagga GACCAGTCCAGGGTCTAGAGGACCTAGACCAGTCCAGGGTCTAGAGGAACTAGACAGTCCAGGGTCTAGAGGACCTAGACCAGTCCAGGGTCTAGAGGAAGTAGACCAGTTCAGGATTTAG